A stretch of Lathyrus oleraceus cultivar Zhongwan6 chromosome 6, CAAS_Psat_ZW6_1.0, whole genome shotgun sequence DNA encodes these proteins:
- the LOC127092526 gene encoding serine/arginine-rich splicing factor RSZ22 isoform X1, whose product MSRVYVGNLDSRVTERDLEDEFRVFGVIRSVWVARRPPGYAFIDFDDRRDAQDAIRELDGKSGWRVELSHNSRTGGGGGGGGGRGRGGGGGGGGSDLKCYECGEPGHFARECRNRGGSARRRSRSPPRFRRSPSYGRSRSFSPRGRSPRRRSVSPRGRSYSRSPPPYRAREEVPYANGNGIRDRRRSRS is encoded by the exons ATGTCTCGTGTGTATGTGGGTAATCTGGATTCGAGAGTCACGGAGAGGGACCTTGAAGACGAATTCCGTGTTTTTGGTGTTATTCGAAG TGTCTGGGTTGCTCGAAGACCACCTGGCTATGCTTTTATTGACTTCGATGACCGCAGAGATGCACAGGATGCTATTAGGGAATTAGATG GTAAGAGCGGTTGGAGGGTCGAGCTTTCACACAATTCTAGAACTGGTGGCGGCGGTGGTGGTGGCGGTGGTCGTGGTCGAGGAGGTGGTGGCGGTGGAGGCGGTTCTGACCTGAAGTGTTATGAGTGTGGTGAACCTGGCCATTTTGCCCGTGAATGTCGCAATCGTGGTGGTTCAGCTAGACGCCGTAGCCGTAGTCCACCTCGATTTCGCAGGAGTCCAAGTTATGGGCGAAG CAGGAGTTTCAGTCCTCGTGGGCGGTCTCCCAGGCGCCGCAGTGTGTCACCTCGTGGACGCAGCTACAGCAGGTCACCACCTCCTTACCGTGCCCGTGAGGAGGTGCCATATGCTAATGG AAATGGCATTAGGGATCGACGCCGAAGCAGAAGTTGA
- the LOC127092526 gene encoding serine/arginine-rich splicing factor RSZ22 isoform X2: protein MSRVYVGNLDSRVTERDLEDEFRVFGVIRSVWVARRPPGYAFIDFDDRRDAQDAIRELDGKSGWRVELSHNSRTGGGGGGGGGRGRGGGGGGGGSDLKCYECGEPGHFARECRNRGGSARRRSRSPPRFRRSPSYGRRSFSPRGRSPRRRSVSPRGRSYSRSPPPYRAREEVPYANGNGIRDRRRSRS from the exons ATGTCTCGTGTGTATGTGGGTAATCTGGATTCGAGAGTCACGGAGAGGGACCTTGAAGACGAATTCCGTGTTTTTGGTGTTATTCGAAG TGTCTGGGTTGCTCGAAGACCACCTGGCTATGCTTTTATTGACTTCGATGACCGCAGAGATGCACAGGATGCTATTAGGGAATTAGATG GTAAGAGCGGTTGGAGGGTCGAGCTTTCACACAATTCTAGAACTGGTGGCGGCGGTGGTGGTGGCGGTGGTCGTGGTCGAGGAGGTGGTGGCGGTGGAGGCGGTTCTGACCTGAAGTGTTATGAGTGTGGTGAACCTGGCCATTTTGCCCGTGAATGTCGCAATCGTGGTGGTTCAGCTAGACGCCGTAGCCGTAGTCCACCTCGATTTCGCAGGAGTCCAAGTTATGGGCGAAG GAGTTTCAGTCCTCGTGGGCGGTCTCCCAGGCGCCGCAGTGTGTCACCTCGTGGACGCAGCTACAGCAGGTCACCACCTCCTTACCGTGCCCGTGAGGAGGTGCCATATGCTAATGG AAATGGCATTAGGGATCGACGCCGAAGCAGAAGTTGA
- the LOC127093095 gene encoding trifunctional UDP-glucose 4,6-dehydratase/UDP-4-keto-6-deoxy-D-glucose 3,5-epimerase/UDP-4-keto-L-rhamnose-reductase RHM1: MYEPNNILITGAAGFIASHVTTRLINRYPNYNIVALDKLDYCSTFKNLQPCTSSPKFKFIKADIASADIVSHILIEEEIDTIMHFAAQTHVDNSFGNSMEFTYNNIYGTHVLLEACRVTKCVKRFIHVSTDEVYGESDLDSDIGNHETSQLLPTNPYSATKAGAEMLVMAYHRSYGLPIITSRGNNVYGPNQYPEKLVPKFILLAMKGEKLPIHGDGSNVRSYLHCGDVAEAFDVILHKGVIGQVYNIGTKKERSVLDVAEEICKLFKLDSKQAIQFVQDRPFNDKRYFLDDQKLKKLCWEEKTSWEEGLKMTIDWYKNNPDWWGDVSTALNPHPRFSAINLSDEPQWSFQYGYSRLLRSVTEIGRRESGIKFLIYGKTGWIGGLLGKICDEERISWEYGRGRLQDRRSVLEDVKRVRPTHVLNAAGVTGRPNVDWCESHKVETIRTNVVGTLTLADVCKESDLYVMNFATGCIFEYDKEHPLGSGIGFKEEDTPNFLGSFYSKTKAMVEELLKEYDNVCTLRVRMPISSDLSNPRNFITKISRYNKVVNIPNSMTVLDELLPISIEMAKRSLKGIWNFTNPGVISHNEILELYRDYIDPSFKWNNFDLEEQAKVIVAQRSNNEMDGSKLKNEFPELLSIKDSIIKFVFEPNKKT; this comes from the exons ATGTATGAACCAAACAACATTCTCATAACTGGTGCTGCTGGTTTCATAGCCTCACATGTGACCACTAGACTAATCAACAGATATCCTAACTACAACATTGTAGCACTTGATAAGCTAGATTATTGCTCAACTTTCAAGAATCTTCAACCATGCACTTCATCACCAAAGTTCAAATTCATCAAAGCTGATATAGCTTCTGCTGATATTGTGAGTCATATATTGATAGAAGAGGAAATAGACACTATTATGCATTTTGCAGCACAGACTCATGTTGATAATTCATTTGGAAACTCTATGGAATTCACTTACAATAACATATATGGAACACATGTTCTTCTTGAAGCATGTAGGGTTACAAAGTGTGTTAAGAGGTTCATTCATGTTAGTACTGATGAGGTTTACGGTGAGAGCGATCTAGATAGCGATATCGGAAACCACGAGACGTCTCAACTTTTACCGACGAATCCTTATTCTGCAACAAAAGCTGGTGCTGAAATGTTGGTTATGGCCTATCATAGATCCTATGGTCTTCCTATTATAACTTCTAGAGGGAATAATGTTTATGGTCCTAACCAGTATCCTGAAAAGCTTGTTCCTAAATTCATTTTGCTTGCTATGAAAGGCGAAAAGTTACCGATTCATGGCGATGGATCGAATGTGAGAAGCTATCTTCATTGTGGTGATGTAGCAGAAGCATTTGATGTTATACTTCATAAAGGAGTGATAGGTCAAGTTTATAATATTGGAACTAAGAAAGAAAGAAGTGTGTTAGATGTAGCTGAAGAAATTTGCAAGTTGTTTAAATTGGATTCTAAACAAGCGATTCAGTTTGTTCAAGATAGGCCTTTCAATGATAAAAGATATTTTTTGGATGATCAAAAGCTTAAGAAGCTTTGTTGGGAGGAGAAAACTAGTTGGGAGGAAGGACTTAAGATGACAATTGATTGGTACAAGAATAATCCGGATTGGTGGGGCGATGTATCGACCGCGTTGAATCCGCATCCGCGTTTCTCAGCGATCAACCTATCCGACGAACCTCAATGGTCTTTTCAATACGGATACTCGAGGCTTTTGAGGTCGGTTACGGAAATCGGACGAAGAGAATCGGGAATTAAGTTTTTGATATATGGTAAGACAGGTTGGATTGGTGGATTGTTAGGAAAGATTTGTGATGAGGAGAGGATTTCTTGGGAGTATGGGAGAGGGAGATTACAAGATAGGAGATCAGTTTTGGAGGATGTGAAGAGGGTTAGGCCAACACATGTTTTGAATGCAGCTGGTGTGACTGGAAGGCCTAATGTTGATTGGTGTGAATCACATAAAGTTGAAACTATAAGGACTAATGTTGTAGGGACATTAACTTTGGCTGATGTTTGCAAAGAAAGTGATTTGTATGTAATGAATTTTGCAACTGGTTGCATATTTGAGTATGATAAAGAACATCCTCTTGGATCAGGTATTGGATTCAAGGAGGAAGATACACCAAATTTCCTTGGTTCCTTTTATTCAAAAACCAAAGCCATG GTGGAGGAGCTATTAAAAGAATATGACAATGTTTGCACATTGAGAGTAAGAATGCCAATATCATCAGATCTAAGCAATCCAAGAAACTTCATAACAAAGATTAGTCGATACAACAAGGTTGTAAACATACCTAATAGCATGACAGTGCTAGATGAGCTCTTACCAATATCAATTGAGATGGCAAAGAGGAGCTTAAAAGGGATATGGAATTTCACAAATCCAGGAGTAATAAGTCACAACGAGATACTAGAATTGTATAGGGATTACATTGATCCTTCATTTAAATGGAACAATTTTGATTTGGAGGAACAAGCTAAGGTAATTGTTGCACAAAGAAGCAACAATGAAATGGATGGTTCTAAGCTCAAAAACGAGTTTCCTGAATTGTTGTCTATCAAAGATTCTATTATCAAGTTTGTGTTTGAGCCTAACAAGAAAACTTGA